The following coding sequences are from one Fibrobacter sp. window:
- a CDS encoding polysaccharide export protein, producing the protein MRLILPVIILLALCSPSFGEAEEYVLQAGDVISINVVEHPEFSGRHKIRPDGRINYPVIGEVSVASLTCAQLVKIMQGKLSSYVNNPVVSVSIEAYYANKIFIIGAVSRAGEYQIYEPIELVKAIAMCGGLTNSKVKHIKIIRVDGSVITADMKEIWSATEKYDVKKYVLYPGDTMFVPESFKMPWGVLGSILSILNVTLQIVILFNTLNSK; encoded by the coding sequence ATGAGACTTATATTACCTGTAATCATCCTGCTTGCATTATGTTCACCCTCATTTGGTGAGGCTGAAGAATATGTATTGCAAGCGGGTGATGTAATATCAATTAACGTTGTGGAGCACCCCGAATTTTCAGGGCGGCACAAGATCAGGCCTGACGGGAGAATCAACTACCCGGTAATAGGCGAGGTCAGTGTGGCGTCGCTTACCTGTGCTCAGTTAGTGAAGATAATGCAGGGAAAGCTCTCCTCTTATGTAAATAACCCCGTTGTTTCGGTCTCCATTGAAGCATACTACGCAAACAAGATTTTTATAATCGGCGCAGTTTCCAGAGCAGGTGAATATCAGATTTATGAACCAATAGAGCTTGTAAAGGCAATCGCCATGTGCGGCGGGCTCACCAACTCAAAAGTAAAACACATCAAGATAATCAGAGTTGACGGTTCAGTTATAACCGCGGATATGAAGGAGATATGGAGTGCAACTGAAAAGTACGATGTTAAAAAGTATGTACTTTACCCTGGCGATACGATGTTTGTTCCGGAATCATTTAAAATGCCCTGGGGTGTGCTGGGATCAATTTTGTCTATTTTAAATGTTACCTTACAAATTGTTATACTGTTCAATACCCTTAATTCCAAATAG
- a CDS encoding riboflavin synthase has product MFTGLIECLGTVRSINRSGTSIKICIAPGAEDYIVPEGGSVSIDGVCLTVEKCDGEVLHFSAVAETLKRTTLGDAVPGRKVNLERAMKLGDRLDGHLVLGHIDGTGVIVRDRDLNGSIQRSIRVPLELMPLMAVKGSVAIDGISLTIASTGTEEITISLIPLTINSTTMAYKRTGDSVNIEIDVLARYVSNLVQKNTGLQEDTLLTKLEGLGY; this is encoded by the coding sequence ATGTTTACCGGACTTATCGAATGCCTGGGAACCGTAAGGTCAATTAACCGAAGCGGTACTTCAATAAAAATCTGTATAGCCCCCGGAGCGGAGGACTACATTGTTCCGGAAGGCGGATCGGTTTCCATTGATGGCGTTTGTTTAACTGTCGAGAAGTGTGACGGGGAGGTGCTGCATTTCTCTGCGGTGGCTGAGACCCTTAAGCGCACTACTCTGGGTGATGCTGTTCCGGGAAGAAAGGTTAACCTTGAACGGGCGATGAAGCTGGGGGACAGGCTCGATGGGCATCTGGTGCTCGGGCATATTGACGGAACAGGAGTTATTGTCAGGGACCGGGACTTAAACGGCAGTATCCAGCGCAGTATCAGAGTCCCGCTTGAGCTGATGCCGCTTATGGCTGTTAAGGGATCCGTTGCAATCGATGGTATCAGTTTGACAATTGCCTCAACAGGCACCGAAGAGATCACCATTTCTCTTATTCCACTGACAATCAACAGTACGACAATGGCGTATAAAAGAACCGGTGACTCTGTAAATATCGAAATTGATGTGCTGGCCAGATACGTCAGTAATCTGGTACAGAAAAATACAGGATTGCAGGAAGATACTTTGTTGACAAAACTGGAAGGACTCGGATATTGA
- a CDS encoding MinD/ParA family protein has product MKDPVVISVGGGKGGVGKSTITANIGATLSKQGFSVGFIDADLGGANLHICLGVKRPNGGLQDFINRKCKNLSDIAVPTIVPDSWLISGASDILELANPNYAQKQRIISNLSKMSADYILVDLGAGSNYHVTDFYAAFPCGIVVTDGLPTSIENAYGYLKNGIVQGLARLFPGNSEAQKIIKNFTNPETGKSFSTVNDLLAYFARKFPEEGKKMKEWLCSRKTLLILNMVKNGEDIKVGTRFAELVKKYLSITLHYIGYIIYSPEIRAAIRHMRPAVLDQVQSRTKECFDAVTDNLITITRGRSLR; this is encoded by the coding sequence ATGAAAGATCCGGTAGTTATTTCTGTTGGCGGCGGCAAAGGTGGAGTAGGAAAAAGCACAATAACCGCCAATATCGGAGCCACTCTTTCAAAACAGGGTTTTTCAGTAGGTTTCATAGATGCCGACCTGGGAGGCGCGAATCTTCATATCTGCCTGGGTGTTAAGCGCCCAAATGGTGGATTACAGGATTTTATAAACAGAAAATGCAAAAATTTAAGCGACATAGCAGTCCCTACAATTGTTCCAGACAGTTGGCTTATCAGTGGAGCCAGTGATATCCTGGAACTCGCAAACCCCAATTATGCCCAGAAACAGAGGATTATCAGTAATCTCAGTAAGATGTCCGCCGATTATATTCTTGTGGACCTTGGGGCCGGAAGCAATTACCATGTCACTGACTTTTATGCCGCTTTTCCCTGCGGGATCGTGGTCACCGACGGGTTGCCGACATCTATTGAAAACGCCTATGGCTACCTGAAAAACGGCATAGTACAGGGATTGGCAAGGCTTTTTCCCGGTAACAGTGAGGCACAGAAAATCATTAAAAATTTCACCAACCCTGAAACCGGAAAAAGTTTTTCGACCGTGAACGATCTCCTTGCTTATTTTGCCAGAAAGTTTCCCGAAGAAGGGAAAAAAATGAAAGAGTGGCTTTGCAGCCGCAAGACTCTGCTTATACTTAACATGGTGAAAAACGGAGAGGATATCAAGGTAGGGACCCGTTTTGCCGAACTGGTTAAAAAGTATCTCTCCATCACGCTGCATTACATCGGTTATATCATCTACTCCCCTGAAATCAGAGCCGCTATCAGGCACATGCGTCCGGCTGTCTTAGACCAGGTACAGTCCCGGACAAAAGAGTGTTTCGATGCCGTGACAGATAATCTAATTACCATAACCAGGGGACGTTCCTTAAGATGA
- a CDS encoding AAA family ATPase: MSYVRYWKLREKPFEDLCNIRFFFESEDHREALDRLLYVVNDRNMNMGLLTGEVGSGKTITKNVLFGSLPRHSFEVIDFENSNFSFVDILYDIVSRITFHDSEAEKGNNEMPQRGDKYMLMQVFKKKLDILSREKRHLVLIFDEAQQIEDSVLDEIKNLTNVSSRTENYMSIFFVGQPELREKIHRLKQLDQRIFLRFHLNNLDYNDTIKYIQHRLRVSGLEKGTIFTNPACEEIFRSTGGVPREINRLCKLALNNGFAQGAKKICREDIQIILDDLQVHS; encoded by the coding sequence ATGAGCTATGTGAGGTACTGGAAACTCAGGGAAAAACCGTTTGAAGATCTCTGCAACATCAGATTTTTCTTCGAAAGCGAAGACCACAGGGAGGCTCTGGACAGGCTTCTCTATGTAGTTAACGACAGAAACATGAATATGGGACTCCTTACCGGTGAAGTCGGCTCAGGGAAGACCATAACCAAAAACGTTCTCTTCGGTTCTCTTCCCAGACACTCCTTTGAAGTGATCGATTTTGAGAATTCCAATTTCAGCTTCGTCGATATACTCTATGATATTGTAAGCCGGATCACTTTCCATGATTCAGAGGCAGAAAAGGGTAATAACGAGATGCCGCAGCGTGGTGACAAATACATGCTGATGCAGGTTTTCAAGAAAAAACTCGACATCCTTTCCCGTGAAAAACGTCATCTGGTTCTGATTTTTGATGAGGCGCAGCAGATAGAGGACAGTGTGCTTGATGAAATCAAGAATCTCACAAATGTCTCATCCCGGACAGAGAATTACATGTCAATCTTTTTTGTCGGGCAGCCGGAACTTAGAGAAAAGATCCACCGGCTCAAACAGCTCGATCAGCGAATTTTCCTCAGATTTCATCTGAACAATCTCGATTATAATGATACAATAAAGTACATCCAGCACAGATTGCGTGTATCCGGACTGGAAAAGGGAACAATTTTTACCAACCCGGCTTGTGAGGAGATTTTCCGCAGCACCGGTGGAGTCCCCAGAGAGATAAACCGCCTTTGCAAACTGGCACTGAACAACGGTTTCGCACAAGGAGCAAAGAAGATCTGCCGCGAGGATATCCAGATCATACTCGACGATTTACAGGTACATAGCTGA
- the ribD gene encoding bifunctional diaminohydroxyphosphoribosylaminopyrimidine deaminase/5-amino-6-(5-phosphoribosylamino)uracil reductase RibD codes for MMNTGSEDNIQYMQRAHSLARSAKGKTFPNPAVGAVVVNNGVIVGEGATEVCGGLHAEKNAIIAAGEKAAGATLFVTLEPCCHYGRTPPCTDFIINAGIKKVFVSLKDPNPLVNGKGIRQLRDNGIDVSTGLLSEDAETLNEDFFWAVTRKRAWISLKLALTLDGKIADENGGSKWITSEVSRKRVHELRSFHTAVAVGRRTLELDNPQLTVRYVSGPSPARIVFSPDCNIPENNYFWEHAKDSRSIVVVRGGAEREIVTRSGIEFWSTGEKDPESSLNAFLEMAFQQDLTSIMVEGGQRLASRFLEFGLVNRVYLFYGNKILGSGKAGFSFLNNLPIDKCFYLEKIRFTPVDDSDFMISGIPVPKSSR; via the coding sequence ATGATGAATACTGGCTCAGAGGATAATATCCAATACATGCAGAGGGCACACAGCCTCGCACGATCAGCCAAAGGAAAGACATTTCCCAATCCTGCGGTCGGTGCCGTTGTGGTTAACAATGGAGTTATAGTCGGCGAGGGTGCCACAGAGGTCTGCGGAGGTCTCCATGCCGAAAAGAACGCGATTATTGCTGCCGGTGAAAAAGCTGCAGGTGCCACTCTCTTTGTTACTCTTGAACCATGCTGCCACTATGGACGAACCCCGCCCTGCACAGATTTCATTATCAATGCGGGAATAAAGAAAGTATTCGTTTCTCTGAAAGATCCCAATCCACTGGTAAACGGTAAAGGTATCCGGCAACTGAGAGATAACGGTATCGATGTATCGACCGGGCTTCTCTCTGAGGATGCAGAAACACTCAATGAGGACTTCTTCTGGGCTGTTACAAGAAAGAGAGCATGGATCTCCCTTAAACTGGCTCTTACTCTCGATGGGAAGATAGCCGATGAGAACGGAGGTTCCAAATGGATCACTTCGGAGGTATCACGCAAAAGAGTCCATGAACTCAGGAGCTTCCATACTGCAGTTGCAGTGGGGAGAAGAACTCTTGAACTGGACAATCCGCAACTGACTGTAAGGTATGTAAGCGGACCATCTCCGGCCAGAATAGTTTTCTCGCCTGACTGCAATATCCCGGAAAACAACTATTTCTGGGAGCATGCGAAGGATTCCAGAAGCATAGTAGTGGTAAGGGGCGGAGCTGAAAGGGAGATTGTTACCCGTTCAGGAATTGAATTCTGGTCTACAGGTGAAAAAGACCCGGAATCAAGTCTCAATGCATTTCTGGAGATGGCATTTCAGCAGGATCTTACCAGTATCATGGTTGAGGGCGGGCAGAGGCTTGCATCCCGGTTCCTGGAATTCGGACTCGTAAACAGAGTTTACCTTTTTTACGGAAATAAAATCCTGGGCAGTGGTAAAGCAGGGTTCTCCTTTTTAAACAATCTCCCGATCGATAAATGTTTTTACCTGGAAAAGATACGCTTTACCCCTGTTGATGATTCAGATTTCATGATAAGCGGAATACCTGTTCCCAAATCTTCTCGCTAA
- a CDS encoding polysaccharide biosynthesis tyrosine autokinase, with amino-acid sequence MSKKKLKLGEIVRKLNEAEGGESAGASEKRTDTGSVNEAQQTTSPQNHRTDEEKILPEQPVRKKESSQDSGERPKNASPGASHSWKAGHEASAAGTMPFSFPLTDHKTGIGDGSDEEEDFDLFRYIGVMLRRKNIIITSAILMTLFSIFRYINSDKYYLARARLLFRPDNQEIIGEQRTIRFYADREKLFNTHLELLKSGTVLKRVCENLDNRIEIPAILEELTVKQGETGGEKNDIIELSYKNHSSETARDVINEICRTYIDYRRDVNSQEITRLIYKFETQIGKLQSELDAKESDLRKFKEDNRMVQLSSETNLLISKLSDMELELQKTQLQLVETKERITALNSQISKQEQEVVQSITYHDPFQNRLSDLELELNTLSSEYSPEHYKVRMLKQQIEMLKSAAADSLNREAASRTMVTNPIRQALLQELINLTIEKSATETKRTAQEQIIEKLNHELLALPSLEQRYAYLQRETESQLQTLRLLKTKYEEVKIRRDSQESDLKILELADTPTIAISSVKLSSIAIGFLIGIIIGIALAFLIEYLDQSLKDPSDVEKILELPLLGIVPLLDTDETVSEKGGLPKNLLEPFRALRANLKHLAAANNLKTFIICSAVKGEGKTTLASNLAITFALDGKKVILIDADLRRSQLHSMFDIPKQKGFSDYLLSTAELDDIIKPTRFDNLSAITSGDRPDNPAELLGTMRFDMMLQEIRSKAEVIIFDSPALLPVSDTLIMAPKMDSCIAVVRTLYTPVKAAQQAKNQLRRIGCKLFGAILNGVSHSRGYYPYYGYYGYNAYKYSYNDDPDVRVFSIRKIGLNFENWLKRKLNSSAFSIPGLINSTGSFLKYLSRKKTTWILLIIIFCLTGLHFWYQLTKKQTFEEDFQYMGVSGHNSDDMSVALASEHSDSGAYLIDLRDSVTQWIGALSEKNRTRYLSFYDTIDFRYSGGSFREWMQEFEKNDRNRKPGFSVRLEKIIEQTSRGNQKEILAEISEISGIDTLRYGLLSLWQSGEEGWRIVGEKKVSNQE; translated from the coding sequence ATGAGTAAGAAAAAACTCAAGCTTGGCGAAATAGTACGTAAGCTCAATGAAGCCGAAGGTGGAGAGTCTGCCGGAGCCAGTGAGAAGCGCACCGATACAGGATCCGTTAACGAAGCGCAGCAGACTACTTCCCCACAGAATCATCGGACTGATGAAGAAAAAATCCTTCCTGAGCAGCCTGTGAGAAAAAAAGAGAGTTCTCAGGATTCAGGAGAAAGACCTAAGAACGCAAGCCCAGGAGCATCCCATAGCTGGAAAGCAGGCCATGAAGCCTCTGCAGCAGGCACAATGCCTTTCAGCTTCCCCTTAACAGATCATAAAACCGGAATTGGTGATGGAAGTGATGAAGAGGAAGATTTTGATTTGTTCAGATATATTGGAGTGATGCTCAGACGGAAAAATATCATCATAACTTCAGCTATTCTGATGACTCTATTTTCCATTTTCCGTTATATAAACAGTGACAAATACTACCTCGCAAGAGCACGCCTTCTTTTCCGCCCTGACAACCAGGAAATCATAGGAGAGCAGAGAACTATCCGTTTCTACGCAGACAGAGAGAAGCTTTTCAATACACACCTGGAGCTTCTGAAATCAGGTACTGTACTCAAAAGAGTCTGTGAGAATCTTGATAACCGCATAGAGATACCCGCCATCCTGGAGGAACTTACGGTAAAGCAGGGGGAAACTGGAGGAGAGAAGAACGATATCATCGAGTTGTCATATAAAAACCACAGTTCAGAGACAGCAAGAGATGTCATAAATGAGATCTGCAGGACTTATATAGACTACCGCAGGGATGTCAATTCTCAGGAAATCACCCGGCTTATTTACAAATTTGAGACACAAATCGGTAAGCTGCAGTCAGAGCTGGATGCAAAAGAGAGTGATCTGAGAAAGTTCAAAGAAGACAACCGGATGGTACAGCTTTCAAGTGAGACAAATCTTCTGATCTCCAAGCTCTCGGACATGGAGCTTGAACTCCAGAAAACCCAGCTTCAACTGGTTGAGACAAAAGAGCGGATCACAGCGCTGAATTCTCAGATCAGCAAGCAGGAACAGGAAGTTGTTCAGTCAATCACATATCATGACCCGTTTCAGAACCGGCTTTCGGACCTGGAGCTCGAGCTGAACACACTTTCTTCTGAATACAGCCCCGAGCATTACAAGGTCAGGATGCTCAAGCAGCAGATAGAGATGCTCAAATCAGCCGCTGCCGACAGTCTTAACAGAGAAGCAGCAAGCAGGACGATGGTTACAAACCCGATCCGCCAGGCGCTTCTTCAAGAACTTATTAATTTAACAATCGAGAAATCGGCGACAGAAACAAAGAGAACAGCACAGGAACAGATTATCGAGAAACTCAACCATGAGCTTCTTGCCCTGCCCTCTCTGGAGCAGAGATATGCCTATCTGCAGAGGGAAACAGAGTCGCAGTTGCAGACACTGCGGCTGCTCAAGACCAAATATGAAGAAGTAAAGATCAGGCGTGACTCTCAGGAGTCAGATCTTAAAATCCTGGAACTTGCCGATACCCCGACAATAGCTATCTCAAGTGTTAAACTAAGCAGTATAGCAATAGGTTTTCTGATCGGAATTATTATCGGTATAGCACTGGCTTTTCTGATTGAGTATCTCGATCAGAGCTTGAAGGATCCTTCCGATGTCGAGAAGATTCTTGAACTGCCTCTTCTGGGCATTGTTCCTCTTTTGGACACAGACGAGACTGTGTCAGAGAAAGGGGGACTGCCGAAAAATCTGTTGGAACCCTTCCGGGCGCTCAGGGCTAATCTTAAACATCTAGCGGCAGCCAATAACCTTAAGACATTTATTATCTGCAGCGCGGTCAAAGGTGAAGGAAAAACCACCCTTGCCTCGAACCTTGCGATCACATTTGCCCTTGACGGAAAGAAAGTGATACTGATCGATGCAGACCTGAGACGTTCACAATTGCACTCAATGTTTGACATTCCAAAGCAGAAGGGCTTTTCCGATTACCTGTTATCGACTGCAGAACTCGATGATATCATCAAGCCCACCAGATTTGATAACCTTTCGGCGATAACCTCCGGAGATCGTCCGGACAACCCCGCGGAACTGCTTGGAACGATGCGCTTTGACATGATGCTTCAGGAGATAAGGAGCAAAGCAGAGGTCATCATTTTTGATTCACCCGCACTGCTTCCTGTCAGTGACACGTTGATTATGGCTCCGAAAATGGACAGCTGCATAGCTGTTGTCAGGACTCTGTATACACCTGTCAAAGCAGCACAACAGGCAAAGAATCAGTTGAGAAGAATCGGGTGCAAGCTTTTCGGTGCCATACTCAATGGAGTTTCACACTCCCGCGGCTATTATCCCTACTATGGATATTACGGCTATAATGCTTATAAATACTCATATAATGATGATCCGGATGTCCGGGTTTTTTCAATAAGAAAGATAGGCCTGAATTTTGAAAACTGGTTAAAACGTAAGTTGAATTCATCCGCTTTTTCAATACCCGGATTGATAAACTCCACAGGTTCTTTTCTGAAGTATCTTTCCAGGAAAAAGACAACCTGGATACTTCTTATTATCATATTTTGCCTTACAGGTCTTCATTTCTGGTATCAACTGACAAAGAAGCAGACTTTCGAAGAAGACTTTCAATACATGGGTGTCAGCGGTCATAATTCAGATGATATGAGTGTGGCCCTTGCAAGTGAGCACTCAGACAGCGGGGCTTATTTGATTGATCTCAGGGACAGTGTTACCCAGTGGATAGGGGCATTGAGTGAAAAAAACAGGACAAGATATCTTTCTTTCTATGATACAATTGATTTCAGGTATTCAGGCGGAAGTTTCCGGGAGTGGATGCAGGAATTTGAGAAGAATGACAGGAACAGAAAGCCCGGATTTTCAGTGCGTCTGGAGAAAATAATCGAACAGACAAGCAGAGGAAATCAAAAGGAGATTCTGGCCGAGATTTCAGAGATTTCCGGAATTGACACTCTGCGTTATGGTCTCCTTTCTCTCTGGCAGTCAGGGGAAGAGGGGTGGAGAATTGTGGGAGAGAAAAAAGTCAGTAATCAGGAATGA